A single region of the Marmota flaviventris isolate mMarFla1 chromosome 10, mMarFla1.hap1, whole genome shotgun sequence genome encodes:
- the Nsun4 gene encoding 5-cytosine rRNA methyltransferase NSUN4 isoform X1, with translation MAVPILKGVRELLKHANFARVPRRHRHKKKWAATEPKFPASQLALQNFDMTYSVQFGDLWPSIRVSLLSEQKYGALVNNFAAWDHVSAKLEQLSARDFVSDAISCWELEPENGHSATLSPACSPNLRCFTFARGDVSRFPSARLGSLGVMDYYLMDAASLLPVLALGLQPGDIVLDLCAAPGGKTLALLQTGCCRNLAANDLSTARTSRLQKVLHSYVPQDIREGNRVRVTSWDGRKWGELEGDTYDRVLVDVPCTTDRHSLHEEENNIFQRSRKKERQMLPMLQVQLLAAGLLATKPGGHVVYSTCSLSHLQNEYVVQGTIELLANQYSIKVQVEDLSHFRKLFMDTFCFFPSCQVGELVIPNLMANFGPMYFCKMRRLT, from the exons ATGGCTGTGCCAATACTGAAGGGCGTCCGGGAGCTGCTGAAGCATGCGAACTTCGCGCGGGTCCCGAGAAGACATCGACATAAGAAGAAGTGG GCAGCAACAGAGCCCAAATTCCCTGCCAGCCAGCTTGCTCTGCAGAATTTTGACATGACCTACAGTGTGCAGTTTGGGGATCTTTGGCCATCGATTCGTGTCAGTCTTCTCTCAGAACAGAAGTATGGTGCACTTGTCAATAATTTTGCTGCTTGGGACCATGTGAGTGCTAAGCTGGAGCAGCTGAGTGCCAGGGACTTTGTGAGTGATGCCATCTCCTGCTGGGAATTGGAGCCTGAGAATGGCCACTCTGCAACCCTGTCCCCAGCCTGCAGTCCAAATCTTCGATGCTTCACTTTTGCCAGAGGAGATGTCAGCCGCTTCCCTTCTGCCAG GCTTGGCAGTCTGGGTGTCATGGACTACTACCTGATGGATGCTGCCTCCTTGCTGCCTGTCCTGGCTCTTGGTCTACAGCCTGGGGACATTGTTCTTGACTTATGTGCAGCTCCTGGAGGAAAGACACTGGCATTGCTTCAGACTGGCTGTTGCC GCAACCTCGCTGCCAATGATCTCTCTACTGCCCGAACGAGCAGACTACAGAAGGTGCTTCATAGCTATGTGCCTCAAGATATCAGGGAAGGAAACCGAGTTCGAGTCACTTCATGGGATGGCAGGAAGTGGGGAGAACTGGAGGGGGACACCTATGACCGG GTGCTGGTGGATGTACCCTGTACCACAGACCGCCACTCCCTTCATGAAGAAGAGAACAACATTTTCCAACGGTCAAGGAAGAAGGAGCGACAGATGTTGCCTATGCTGCAGGTGCAGCTTCTTGC GGCTGGACTCCTTGCCACCAAACCGGGAGGCCATGTTGTCTATTCTACCTGCTCCCTCTCACACTTACAGAATGAATATGTGGTGCAAGGTACCATCGAACTTCTGGCCAATCAATATAGCATCAAAGTTCAGGTGGAAGACCTCTCTCACTTCCGAAAACTTTTCATGGACACATTCTGTTTCTTCCCATCCTGCCAGGTTGGGGAGCTGGTAATACCAAACCTCATGGCCAATTTTGGGCCTATGTACTTCTGCAAAATGCGTAGGCTGACCTAG
- the Nsun4 gene encoding 5-cytosine rRNA methyltransferase NSUN4 isoform X3, whose translation MAVPILKGVRELLKHANFARVPRRHRHKKKWAATEPKFPASQLALQNFDMTYSVQFGDLWPSIRVSLLSEQKYGALVNNFAAWDHVSAKLEQLSARDFVSDAISCWELEPENGHSATLSPACSPNLRCFTFARGDVSRFPSARLGSLGVMDYYLMDAASLLPVLALGLQPGDIVLDLCAAPGGKTLALLQTGCCRNLAANDLSTARTSRLQKVLHSYVPQDIREGNRVRVTSWDGRKWGELEGDTYDRVLVDVPCTTDRHSLHEEENNIFQRSRKKERQMLPMLQVQLLAMMWCCRTSQMPS comes from the exons ATGGCTGTGCCAATACTGAAGGGCGTCCGGGAGCTGCTGAAGCATGCGAACTTCGCGCGGGTCCCGAGAAGACATCGACATAAGAAGAAGTGG GCAGCAACAGAGCCCAAATTCCCTGCCAGCCAGCTTGCTCTGCAGAATTTTGACATGACCTACAGTGTGCAGTTTGGGGATCTTTGGCCATCGATTCGTGTCAGTCTTCTCTCAGAACAGAAGTATGGTGCACTTGTCAATAATTTTGCTGCTTGGGACCATGTGAGTGCTAAGCTGGAGCAGCTGAGTGCCAGGGACTTTGTGAGTGATGCCATCTCCTGCTGGGAATTGGAGCCTGAGAATGGCCACTCTGCAACCCTGTCCCCAGCCTGCAGTCCAAATCTTCGATGCTTCACTTTTGCCAGAGGAGATGTCAGCCGCTTCCCTTCTGCCAG GCTTGGCAGTCTGGGTGTCATGGACTACTACCTGATGGATGCTGCCTCCTTGCTGCCTGTCCTGGCTCTTGGTCTACAGCCTGGGGACATTGTTCTTGACTTATGTGCAGCTCCTGGAGGAAAGACACTGGCATTGCTTCAGACTGGCTGTTGCC GCAACCTCGCTGCCAATGATCTCTCTACTGCCCGAACGAGCAGACTACAGAAGGTGCTTCATAGCTATGTGCCTCAAGATATCAGGGAAGGAAACCGAGTTCGAGTCACTTCATGGGATGGCAGGAAGTGGGGAGAACTGGAGGGGGACACCTATGACCGG GTGCTGGTGGATGTACCCTGTACCACAGACCGCCACTCCCTTCATGAAGAAGAGAACAACATTTTCCAACGGTCAAGGAAGAAGGAGCGACAGATGTTGCCTATGCTGCAGGTGCAGCTTCTTGC
- the Nsun4 gene encoding 5-cytosine rRNA methyltransferase NSUN4 isoform X2, with the protein MTYSVQFGDLWPSIRVSLLSEQKYGALVNNFAAWDHVSAKLEQLSARDFVSDAISCWELEPENGHSATLSPACSPNLRCFTFARGDVSRFPSARLGSLGVMDYYLMDAASLLPVLALGLQPGDIVLDLCAAPGGKTLALLQTGCCRNLAANDLSTARTSRLQKVLHSYVPQDIREGNRVRVTSWDGRKWGELEGDTYDRVLVDVPCTTDRHSLHEEENNIFQRSRKKERQMLPMLQVQLLAAGLLATKPGGHVVYSTCSLSHLQNEYVVQGTIELLANQYSIKVQVEDLSHFRKLFMDTFCFFPSCQVGELVIPNLMANFGPMYFCKMRRLT; encoded by the exons ATGACCTACAGTGTGCAGTTTGGGGATCTTTGGCCATCGATTCGTGTCAGTCTTCTCTCAGAACAGAAGTATGGTGCACTTGTCAATAATTTTGCTGCTTGGGACCATGTGAGTGCTAAGCTGGAGCAGCTGAGTGCCAGGGACTTTGTGAGTGATGCCATCTCCTGCTGGGAATTGGAGCCTGAGAATGGCCACTCTGCAACCCTGTCCCCAGCCTGCAGTCCAAATCTTCGATGCTTCACTTTTGCCAGAGGAGATGTCAGCCGCTTCCCTTCTGCCAG GCTTGGCAGTCTGGGTGTCATGGACTACTACCTGATGGATGCTGCCTCCTTGCTGCCTGTCCTGGCTCTTGGTCTACAGCCTGGGGACATTGTTCTTGACTTATGTGCAGCTCCTGGAGGAAAGACACTGGCATTGCTTCAGACTGGCTGTTGCC GCAACCTCGCTGCCAATGATCTCTCTACTGCCCGAACGAGCAGACTACAGAAGGTGCTTCATAGCTATGTGCCTCAAGATATCAGGGAAGGAAACCGAGTTCGAGTCACTTCATGGGATGGCAGGAAGTGGGGAGAACTGGAGGGGGACACCTATGACCGG GTGCTGGTGGATGTACCCTGTACCACAGACCGCCACTCCCTTCATGAAGAAGAGAACAACATTTTCCAACGGTCAAGGAAGAAGGAGCGACAGATGTTGCCTATGCTGCAGGTGCAGCTTCTTGC GGCTGGACTCCTTGCCACCAAACCGGGAGGCCATGTTGTCTATTCTACCTGCTCCCTCTCACACTTACAGAATGAATATGTGGTGCAAGGTACCATCGAACTTCTGGCCAATCAATATAGCATCAAAGTTCAGGTGGAAGACCTCTCTCACTTCCGAAAACTTTTCATGGACACATTCTGTTTCTTCCCATCCTGCCAGGTTGGGGAGCTGGTAATACCAAACCTCATGGCCAATTTTGGGCCTATGTACTTCTGCAAAATGCGTAGGCTGACCTAG